ATGAAATCGTCAATGCCatgataattattattaagtgTCTGACGAGCATTGCAAAGAAACTTGTGCAATGCTCACAGAAATGTACGTTGATGATTATCggagtgaaaatcaaattaactctttttatcagaagaaaatagtcgccctgaaaagggcgTTTTTTTTTCAGCTCGGGCGAAGCGGGATTTAAGTTGCTGCGGAGGCCCTCTTTTCAGTCTTCTTCGGCAGCAGTACGGCCTGTATGTTAGGCAACACGCCACCCTGGGCAATGGTCAcaccggagagcagtttgttcagctcttcgtcatttcgaatggccagctgcagaTGACGGGGGATGATTCTGGTCTTTTTGTTATCGCGGGCAGCGTTTCCTGCCAGCTCCAGTACTTCGGCGGCAAGATATTCCATTACAGCTGCCAAGTAGACGGGTGCTCCGGCACCGACACGTTCAGCATAATTTCCCTTCCTCAGCAGACGGTGAATTCGGCCAACAGGGAACTGGAGACCGGCACGAACTGAGCGGGATTTTGGCTTTCCCTTCACTTTTCCTCCTTTACCGCGTGCAGACATTGTCGTAGGTTTATCGCTGTGCGCGTTCGTGTGTAGTCACGTAGACAATACGAGTAACACTGATGCCACTCGCGCACACAGCACCCCTTGTTATGCATTCGCTtcattgcacatcgttcgccaaaggggcggagtagcgaacgaacgaaacgcgctaaacacaaaaaaggacgaaccTTCGTCTCGCTACACGATCGTATATAAGCGATATGTAGTGATTTTTGCTACCAAGACCATTCTCGTTTTTGCATCGGAAGAGTTAAGACGTGATTGTTTTTGGTCTTACGGTTAGTTTTCGCGAAGTGATGTCTAAACGCAAACGGCGTTCGGGTGGCTCGAAGGCGAGCCCGAAATCGAACCCAAAACGGAAAAACGCAATGAGCAGCCCTCAAGTGCCTGGAAATTCGGGCAGCAAACCGGTTGGTGAAATGATGTCAGTGCATTCAGCACAAACGAATCGTATTAGTGTTATCAGCAGTCGTGCCCAAACTGCAACGAACGTGAGCGATTTGGACGGCTTTGGTGGTCCAATGGAGGATCAGCAAGAGGCAGAAATTGCAGTGAAATTGCCGCCGCTGGTGGTAAAATCGATCCCGCTCGCCGCGCTGAAAAAGCAGCTGGCGGAAATTGGTGTAAAAGCAGAGTACAAACTAAGTGGCGTCGGTATAAAAACAGTTGTACATACAAAAAGTGACTATCAGAATGCCCGGAATTATCTAAATAGAGTTGGTGCAGAATATTTTTCACATgattttgcatcggaaaaaCCATTCAAAGCAGTAGTGCGCGGTCTTCCATTTATGGCAATCAGTGAAATTGAACTTGAACTAAAAGAACGGTACAAATTGCAGCCGCTGGGCGTCTTTCGCATGGcgcgaaaagaaaagaaaatggcGTATCGTGATTGCTTGTATCTTGTGCATTTTCAAAAGGGTACAGTATCGCTAAATGCATTGAAAGCTGTGCGTTCACTGTCGAGTATGGTGGTTCGCTGGGAGGCCTACCGAGGCACAAATCGTGATATCACTCAGTGCATGTGCTGTTTAAATTTCGGACACGGCACACGTAATTGCCACATTAAACCGCGGTGTAATTATTGTGCACAAGCTCACCTTACTACGGAGTGTCCGATTGAGGGTGCAGTGGCTTTTAAGTGTGTTCACTGTGGGAAGGGGCACCGCTCGACCGATAAACAGTGCAGTAAGCGTGAAGAATATAAAAGCATACGTAAAGATGCATCGCAAAAACACCAGCCGGGCCGAAAACCGAACAAAGAAGTGATTTTTAGTGAAAGTGATTTCCCATCGTTACTGCCAAGTCAACGTAAGAATGGAGTACCAGCATCGCAGGCACAGTGGCAGCAGCAGCCACAGCAGCTACGCCAGCAAGCGGAGAAATATCAGCAGCAGCATTCATCGTCAATTTCAAAGCAGCAACCGGCATCTGTTCGGCAAGCGTGGCAGCCGACGTCGGCCGAAGTGGTAGCTTCGTCATCGCCAAACATATTCCTGCCTCAGGTGAGTCCCAATCAATGTTCCCCTCAATTGGACCAACAACTTCCGCCCAAATTTACTGCCGCACAATTAATGCCTATATTTGTGGAAATGTGTGAAAAATTGCAACAATGCCAAAATAGGCAGGAACAAATTTGCGTACTGGGACAGTTTGTGATTCAATATGCTTGTTAATCCTCTGCAATTGATTCTTTGGAACGCCCGCGGATTACTGCGGAAACGAattgaacttggtgaatttcTGGATCGGCAAGGAATAGACATTGCCGTTCTAACCGAAACAAATCTGAAACCCGGGATAAA
This genomic stretch from Topomyia yanbarensis strain Yona2022 unplaced genomic scaffold, ASM3024719v1 HiC_scaffold_12, whole genome shotgun sequence harbors:
- the LOC131694672 gene encoding histone H2A-like, with product MSARGKGGKVKGKPKSRSVRAGLQFPVGRIHRLLRKGNYAERVGAGAPVYLAAVMEYLAAEVLELAGNAARDNKKTRIIPRHLQLAIRNDEELNKLLSGVTIAQGGVLPNIQAVLLPKKTEKRASAAT